The window AAAGCTGGAACTAAGCTAGAAACCGTAGATCGGGAAGGTGTCGACATCGTTTTTGCAGTCGATATATCAAAGTCTATGCTGGCGGAGGATATTGCTCCCAACCGTTTGCAAAAGTCCCAACAGCTGGTGACCCAAATCATCAACAATCTGGCAAGCGATCGCATCGGGTTGATTGCTTATGCCGGTAGTGCAGTCCCACAATTGCCCATCACAACCGATTATGGTAGTGCCAAAATGTTCCTTCAAGCGCTTAATACAGATCTGGTTTCCAGTCAAGGAACCGCCATTGCCGAGGCCATCCAACTGGCCGAAAGCTATTACAGCGACGACAGTCAAGCCTCAAAAGTATTGGTCATCATCAGCGATGGGGAAGACCATGAAGGCGAGGCCATCAGCATGGCTGAGGATGCGGCAGATGAAGGCGTGCGCATCATCACCATAGGCGTGGGAACTGAAAAAGGAGGCACCATTCCAGTAAAACGCAATGGCATCACCCAATCCTTCAAAAAAGACAATGAAGGCAATACGGTCATTACAAAACTGAATACCGAGACACTTAAAGAAATTGCAGATGCGGGAAATGGCGTTTACATAGATGGTACGATTACTGCAAATGCTATAGAGGAACTGCAAGACGACCTCTCCGGGATCGATAAAGTCGCTTTTGAATCCCAACAGTATGCTGATTTTGCCTCGCAGTTTCAATGGTTTTTGGGTATTGGGCTATTTTTCTTGGTAT of the Nonlabens marinus S1-08 genome contains:
- a CDS encoding vWA domain-containing protein, which produces MILEEKIYFWLLLAIPVIVVLFLGLSFWRFRAQRKFATVEMLKHLIPDRSWFKPILKLVTICVAIVFIVIALVNPKAGTKLETVDREGVDIVFAVDISKSMLAEDIAPNRLQKSQQLVTQIINNLASDRIGLIAYAGSAVPQLPITTDYGSAKMFLQALNTDLVSSQGTAIAEAIQLAESYYSDDSQASKVLVIISDGEDHEGEAISMAEDAADEGVRIITIGVGTEKGGTIPVKRNGITQSFKKDNEGNTVITKLNTETLKEIADAGNGVYIDGTITANAIEELQDDLSGIDKVAFESQQYADFASQFQWFLGIGLFFLVLELFYTNRKTGWIKKLNLFNE